Proteins encoded within one genomic window of Spirulina major PCC 6313:
- a CDS encoding tetratricopeptide repeat protein: MNHPIYRTLEARPDNYQGWYQQARALHDQRRYQDALFCYEKALEHKPDDYWGWYRKGTILEELGDYEDAMHCYQAAAQARSDDYWAWYSLGYIALKDLENYPQAAHYFAQARRTNPDDYWSCYRQGEALRLAGQLDEAIACFDAALNLRPDDYWTVYRRGDALRQSGAYEAAFQAYGEALRLRPDDYWAVYQQGDLLRLMGHPYAALSVFRQLWAIAPDDETVWYAIALCYGMIGDGIGVVRMLEPTIQRDPQHYLHKIEQDPAFDPVRTIAVVQHLVDVCQAELDSGA; this comes from the coding sequence ATGAATCACCCCATCTATCGCACCCTCGAAGCGCGTCCCGATAACTATCAGGGCTGGTATCAACAGGCCCGCGCCCTCCATGATCAGCGCCGGTATCAAGATGCGTTGTTTTGCTATGAAAAAGCCCTGGAACATAAGCCGGATGACTATTGGGGCTGGTATCGCAAGGGCACAATTCTCGAAGAATTGGGCGATTATGAAGACGCGATGCATTGTTATCAAGCGGCGGCCCAAGCCCGTTCGGATGACTATTGGGCGTGGTATAGCTTGGGCTATATTGCCCTCAAGGATTTGGAGAATTATCCCCAGGCGGCCCATTATTTTGCCCAAGCGCGACGAACTAATCCCGATGACTATTGGAGTTGTTACCGTCAGGGGGAGGCGTTGCGGTTGGCGGGGCAATTGGATGAGGCGATCGCTTGTTTTGATGCGGCGTTGAACCTGCGACCCGATGACTATTGGACGGTGTATCGGCGGGGGGATGCCCTGCGCCAAAGTGGGGCCTATGAGGCTGCGTTTCAGGCCTATGGTGAGGCGTTACGCCTGCGACCCGATGACTATTGGGCCGTCTATCAGCAGGGGGATTTGTTGCGGTTAATGGGGCATCCCTACGCGGCGTTGTCGGTGTTTCGGCAGTTGTGGGCGATCGCCCCCGATGATGAGACGGTGTGGTATGCGATCGCCCTCTGTTACGGCATGATCGGCGATGGCATCGGAGTCGTCCGGATGCTCGAACCCACGATCCAGCGCGACCCCCAGCATTACCTCCACAAAATCGAGCAAGACCCCGCCTTTGACCCCGTGCGTACCATCGCAGTGGTGCAGCATTTGGTTGATGTGTGCCAGGCGGAACTCGATAGCGGGGCTTAA
- a CDS encoding NAD(P)H-quinone oxidoreductase subunit 4, giving the protein MTESFPWLTTILALPFVAALLVPIIPDKDGKTLRWYALSVALIDFALMCQVFWQHYDPAQSGFQIVETFNWITPLGIHWTVSVDGISVPLVLLAGFVSTLALLSAWQVDRKPRLFYFLMLVLYAAQIGVFVAQDLILFFIMWELELVPVYLLVCIWGGPKRQYAAMKFLLYTALASIFILVAGLALALYGGGPLSFDLVDLGLKEIPLTLEIPLYLGLLVAFGVKLAAFPFHTWLPDAHGEASAPVSMILAGVLLKMGAYGLIRFNMGLLPDAHIYFAPLLVTLGVVNIVYGALTSFAQMNMKRRLAYSSVSHMGFVLIGLASFTDLGMSGAMLQMISHGLIASVLFFLTGVTYDRTHTLTMDDMGGIGRLMPKVFALYTTGALASLALPGMSGFVSELAVFLGIATSPAYSLTFRVVIVFLAAVGVILTPIYLLSMVRQVFYGSFYGSKIIPACDIADPELRRDFTENQAAVCFGTDCVLPGESVFGDTRPREVMIAVSFLALIIAIGCYPKLATSIYDTSTTAVNGAMVATYEQVQAGATAIAEATILPHP; this is encoded by the coding sequence ATGACTGAATCATTTCCGTGGCTCACCACCATTCTCGCCCTACCCTTCGTGGCGGCACTCCTCGTTCCCATCATCCCAGACAAGGACGGCAAAACCCTCCGCTGGTATGCTCTGAGCGTTGCTCTCATTGATTTCGCCCTCATGTGCCAAGTGTTTTGGCAACATTACGATCCCGCCCAATCCGGTTTCCAAATCGTTGAAACCTTTAACTGGATTACCCCCCTCGGTATTCATTGGACAGTATCCGTCGATGGCATTTCCGTTCCCCTCGTCCTCTTAGCCGGATTTGTCAGCACTCTTGCCCTGCTCTCCGCCTGGCAAGTAGACCGCAAACCCCGCCTTTTCTATTTCCTAATGTTGGTGCTCTATGCCGCCCAAATTGGGGTCTTTGTCGCCCAAGACCTCATTTTGTTCTTCATCATGTGGGAACTAGAATTAGTGCCGGTGTACTTGCTCGTCTGCATTTGGGGCGGGCCCAAACGGCAGTATGCTGCCATGAAATTTTTACTCTATACCGCCTTGGCCTCGATCTTTATCCTCGTGGCAGGTTTGGCCTTGGCGCTCTATGGTGGTGGGCCGCTGAGTTTTGATTTGGTGGATCTCGGCTTGAAAGAAATTCCCCTCACCTTGGAAATTCCCCTCTATCTAGGCTTGCTCGTTGCCTTTGGGGTGAAGTTAGCCGCCTTCCCCTTCCATACCTGGCTTCCCGATGCCCATGGTGAAGCCTCAGCCCCGGTGTCGATGATCTTGGCTGGGGTGCTGTTGAAAATGGGGGCCTATGGCTTGATTCGGTTCAATATGGGCCTGTTACCCGATGCCCATATTTATTTCGCGCCGCTGTTGGTGACGTTGGGGGTGGTGAATATTGTCTATGGCGCGTTGACCTCCTTCGCCCAGATGAATATGAAACGCCGCTTGGCCTATTCGTCGGTGTCCCATATGGGGTTTGTGTTGATTGGGTTAGCGTCGTTTACGGATTTGGGGATGAGTGGGGCGATGCTCCAGATGATTTCCCACGGCTTGATTGCGTCGGTGTTGTTCTTCTTAACGGGGGTCACCTACGATCGCACCCACACCCTGACCATGGATGACATGGGGGGCATTGGGCGGTTAATGCCGAAGGTCTTCGCCCTCTACACCACCGGGGCCCTCGCCTCCCTCGCTCTCCCTGGCATGAGTGGCTTTGTCAGTGAGTTGGCGGTCTTCTTGGGCATTGCCACCAGTCCGGCCTATAGTTTGACGTTTCGGGTGGTGATTGTTTTCTTGGCTGCGGTGGGAGTCATTCTCACGCCGATCTATCTGCTCTCAATGGTGCGCCAGGTATTTTACGGATCGTTCTACGGCTCGAAGATTATTCCCGCCTGCGATATTGCTGACCCTGAACTGCGCCGCGATTTCACAGAAAACCAAGCGGCGGTCTGTTTCGGGACGGATTGTGTCTTGCCCGGTGAATCGGTATTTGGGGATACTCGCCCTCGTGAAGTGATGATTGCGGTGAGTTTTCTGGCGTTGATTATTGCGATCGGCTGCTATCCGAAACTCGCCACGTCGATCTATGACACCAGCACCACAGCGGTGAATGGTGCGATGGTGGCCACCTATGAACAGGTGCAGGCCGGGGCGACAGCGATCGCAGAAGCAACGATTCTGCCCCATCCTTAA
- a CDS encoding protein kinase domain-containing protein has product MAASLLHNRYGITRTLTTGFLHQQYLAEDLQRPGNPTCWVQHFRLNATHPTLLQAARTLFQKETKRLKRLGQSPYIPTVQAAFEEEQEFYLVQDWQPGRSLLEQLDTTPKREASEVIRLLQQWLPILTVVHDQGLTHRNLSPASWRWSERDRHWLLTDFGGLAQLGLLQLNGQGKVTLRQRVGQPGYSPPQWQGKITPAYDLYSVGVLAVQLLRGCDPEAIDLKAMDLDGMFKEGDRLQTVLHGLLQFTYPTAQDALQWLNGTAMTIATWDEDDDSPAATVAQTASTHTPATTAHQKTAILNPTDPPKPPPPLSSPSPPADLIGQRYRIIRQLGDGGFGKTFLAEDEQFPGRPQCVVKQLHPYRTTPQALKLARRLFFSEAEVLSQLGQHPQIPQLLAYFEEDSEFYLVQDYIEGQDIDAELPPGKTWSEVKVTRLLREVLAILEFVHGKNVIHRDLKPANIRRRTTGELVLIDFGAVKQIGEQVDRQGKTNMTVAIGTPGYAPSEQTQGKPRLNSDLYALGMIAIQALTGVEPEHLPEDPQTGEVLWHDRIQQKNMNPALRDILDRMVRYDFRQRYTTVAEVLRDLDGIGSRRSTVIRPIQKLNQKKVPPAATIAIVIAVVVATLVLFYSVAVHVIRQITQTATLSTADPAITAPQDTEDPSDAPLPQLPAQLRSFDFAIAAATYSPALDRIVMIPTNANQLHHYSPLSQRLQTIPLQNSPRLVVVDPSGQLAAVANGNQLTLINLQRNQIENQIMVAGQIHDLVLTANRWAYVSSTDNPRLWGINLNTNEAALLETAGLSFAQSSLTLHPNGRTLLALSRGGKQVQVVDLSQGEPVVRGRWQGAGDQNVGDRLWITQDGRRAVSDRGFSFPLPSLQGNQTMQPSAIALQNPNPLPHRFSLSPPLLALDGDPANQLIQLDPQTLARRQAWQLPPLTSAGNTTPLTGQYLFVNPRNNEYYILAQPSTGTGTVLLQGQLTP; this is encoded by the coding sequence ATGGCTGCCTCCCTGCTCCACAATCGCTACGGAATTACCCGCACCTTGACCACCGGCTTTCTGCATCAGCAGTATTTAGCCGAAGATTTGCAGCGGCCCGGCAATCCCACCTGTTGGGTGCAGCATTTCCGCCTCAACGCGACCCATCCCACGTTACTTCAGGCGGCGCGAACCCTGTTTCAGAAGGAAACTAAACGCTTGAAACGGTTGGGACAAAGCCCCTATATCCCCACGGTTCAGGCGGCGTTTGAGGAGGAGCAGGAATTTTATCTGGTGCAGGATTGGCAACCGGGGCGATCGCTCCTCGAACAATTGGATACCACCCCCAAGCGAGAGGCCAGTGAGGTGATTCGCTTACTACAGCAATGGTTGCCCATTCTCACCGTGGTGCATGATCAGGGCCTCACCCATCGCAACTTGAGTCCGGCAAGTTGGCGTTGGAGTGAGCGCGATCGCCATTGGTTGTTAACAGATTTTGGCGGTTTGGCCCAGTTGGGCCTGTTACAACTCAATGGCCAGGGTAAAGTGACGCTGCGGCAGCGGGTCGGGCAACCGGGCTATAGCCCCCCCCAATGGCAGGGTAAAATCACCCCGGCTTACGATCTTTACAGTGTGGGGGTGTTGGCGGTGCAGCTTTTAAGAGGCTGTGATCCCGAAGCGATTGATCTCAAAGCGATGGATCTCGATGGGATGTTCAAGGAGGGCGATCGCCTCCAAACCGTCCTCCACGGTCTGCTGCAATTCACCTATCCCACCGCCCAAGATGCCCTCCAATGGCTCAACGGCACCGCCATGACCATCGCCACCTGGGACGAAGACGACGATTCCCCCGCCGCCACCGTTGCTCAAACCGCATCCACCCATACCCCTGCCACCACCGCCCACCAAAAAACCGCCATCCTCAACCCCACTGATCCCCCTAAACCGCCGCCCCCACTCTCCTCCCCCTCCCCCCCAGCGGATCTGATTGGGCAACGCTACCGGATCATCCGGCAACTGGGTGATGGGGGGTTTGGGAAAACCTTTCTGGCCGAAGATGAGCAATTTCCCGGCCGCCCCCAATGTGTGGTGAAACAACTGCACCCCTACCGCACCACACCCCAAGCCTTGAAGTTAGCCCGCCGTCTCTTTTTCAGCGAAGCGGAAGTCCTCAGCCAACTGGGGCAACATCCACAGATCCCGCAATTGCTCGCCTATTTTGAAGAAGATAGCGAGTTTTATCTGGTGCAGGACTATATCGAAGGGCAGGATATTGATGCAGAGTTACCCCCTGGCAAAACCTGGAGCGAGGTCAAGGTAACGCGCCTGTTGCGGGAGGTTTTAGCCATTTTAGAGTTTGTCCATGGCAAGAATGTGATTCACCGAGATTTGAAACCGGCCAATATTCGACGACGCACGACGGGGGAATTGGTGCTGATTGATTTTGGGGCGGTGAAGCAAATTGGCGAACAGGTGGATCGTCAGGGGAAAACGAATATGACGGTGGCGATCGGCACGCCGGGCTATGCCCCTAGTGAGCAAACCCAAGGGAAACCCCGGCTCAATAGTGACCTCTATGCCTTGGGCATGATTGCGATTCAGGCGTTAACGGGCGTTGAGCCGGAACATTTACCCGAAGATCCCCAAACCGGGGAGGTGCTGTGGCACGATCGCATCCAGCAAAAAAACATGAATCCAGCCCTGCGGGATATTTTGGATCGCATGGTGCGCTACGACTTTCGGCAACGTTACACCACGGTGGCGGAGGTGTTGCGGGATCTCGATGGGATTGGATCGCGGCGTTCAACGGTGATCCGCCCGATTCAAAAACTGAATCAAAAAAAAGTACCGCCGGCGGCGACGATCGCGATCGTGATTGCCGTTGTGGTGGCGACGTTGGTGCTGTTCTACAGCGTCGCCGTCCATGTGATTCGGCAAATCACCCAAACCGCCACCCTCTCGACTGCCGACCCCGCGATCACTGCTCCCCAGGATACGGAAGACCCGTCCGACGCACCGCTGCCGCAGCTTCCCGCTCAACTGCGTTCCTTTGATTTTGCGATCGCCGCTGCCACCTACAGCCCCGCCCTCGATCGCATCGTCATGATCCCCACCAACGCCAACCAACTACACCATTACAGCCCCCTCTCCCAACGCTTACAAACCATCCCCCTGCAAAACAGCCCCCGCCTCGTTGTCGTCGATCCCTCCGGGCAACTGGCCGCCGTGGCCAATGGCAATCAATTGACCCTCATTAACCTCCAACGCAACCAAATCGAAAACCAGATTATGGTCGCCGGACAAATTCATGATCTCGTCCTCACCGCCAATCGCTGGGCCTATGTGTCCAGCACCGACAATCCCAGACTGTGGGGGATTAACCTCAACACCAACGAAGCCGCTCTCCTCGAAACGGCCGGCCTCAGTTTTGCCCAAAGTAGCCTCACCCTCCACCCCAACGGCCGCACCCTCTTAGCCCTGAGTCGGGGGGGGAAACAGGTGCAAGTGGTGGATCTCTCCCAGGGGGAGCCGGTGGTGCGGGGACGCTGGCAAGGGGCCGGGGATCAGAACGTTGGCGATCGCCTCTGGATCACCCAAGACGGCCGCCGGGCCGTGAGCGATCGCGGCTTCTCATTCCCACTGCCCAGTTTGCAAGGAAATCAAACGATGCAACCGAGTGCGATCGCCCTCCAAAACCCCAACCCCCTCCCCCATCGCTTCTCCCTCAGCCCCCCCCTCCTCGCCCTCGACGGCGACCCCGCCAATCAACTCATTCAACTCGACCCCCAAACCCTCGCCCGCCGCCAAGCCTGGCAACTTCCCCCCCTCACCTCCGCCGGCAACACCACCCCCCTCACCGGGCAATATCTCTTCGTCAACCCCCGCAACAACGAATACTACATCCTCGCCCAACCCAGCACTGGAACCGGAACGGTCCTCCTCCAAGGTCAACTCACCCCCTAG
- a CDS encoding 5-formyltetrahydrofolate cyclo-ligase: protein MSDFRAPAHPSKQQLRRTFLSQRRALSSTAWQAHSQHLCDRLTQLPQVQQARTILAYQSIRQEPDLTPLFSTLAKDWGLPRCVGKTLQWHRWRWGQPLVQGQYGIGEPDPTLPRVEPSQVDLILVPCVACDRAGYRLGYGGGYYDRFCADPQWQGIPAIGLLFESAYVDTLPHDPWDVPLSGVCTESGYHAAATLPIPEETSP from the coding sequence ATGTCTGATTTTCGCGCCCCCGCTCACCCGTCGAAACAACAACTGCGCCGCACTTTTTTAAGCCAGCGGCGTGCGCTCTCTTCCACCGCTTGGCAAGCTCACAGTCAGCATCTGTGCGATCGCTTAACCCAACTCCCCCAAGTGCAACAGGCCCGCACAATTTTAGCCTACCAAAGCATCCGTCAAGAACCGGATTTAACCCCCCTATTCTCCACCCTAGCGAAGGATTGGGGTTTACCGCGTTGCGTGGGAAAAACGCTGCAATGGCATCGGTGGCGATGGGGCCAACCGTTGGTACAGGGGCAGTACGGCATTGGGGAGCCTGACCCCACCTTACCCAGGGTGGAGCCGTCCCAGGTGGATCTAATTCTCGTGCCCTGTGTGGCCTGCGATCGCGCCGGTTATCGACTCGGCTACGGCGGCGGCTATTACGATCGCTTCTGCGCCGATCCCCAATGGCAGGGCATTCCCGCCATCGGCTTACTGTTTGAATCAGCCTACGTTGACACCCTCCCCCATGATCCCTGGGATGTGCCCCTGTCGGGAGTCTGCACAGAATCGGGATATCATGCCGCCGCGACCCTCCCGATCCCTGAAGAGACTAGCCCCTAA
- a CDS encoding TetR/AcrR family transcriptional regulator → MRVFSRRSSPLASSENSTRDRILQAALKLFARKGYDATTTKDLATAAGVAEGTLFRHFSNKKAILIEVATKGWVEILTDLLTELSEMGSYKAVAQVMRRRMLRMAESSDLMRVCFMEAQFHPELRDRIQSDVITKMTDVAEAFFETAMEKGIYRRMNPKVVARVFLGMFAVAGFSDQTIMEPDASPEAMKEMAEGLADIFLNGVLA, encoded by the coding sequence ATGCGCGTTTTTTCTCGGCGATCTTCCCCGTTGGCTTCCTCGGAAAACAGCACCAGGGATCGTATCCTGCAAGCAGCCTTAAAGCTGTTTGCTCGTAAAGGCTACGATGCTACAACAACGAAAGACCTGGCGACGGCGGCAGGGGTAGCGGAAGGAACATTATTTCGTCACTTTAGTAATAAAAAGGCGATTCTGATCGAAGTGGCGACGAAGGGCTGGGTTGAGATTCTGACGGATTTATTAACCGAGTTGAGCGAGATGGGCAGCTATAAAGCGGTGGCCCAGGTGATGCGGCGGCGGATGTTGCGGATGGCCGAAAGTAGTGACTTGATGCGGGTGTGCTTTATGGAGGCGCAGTTTCATCCGGAGTTGCGCGATCGCATTCAATCTGATGTGATTACCAAAATGACCGATGTGGCTGAAGCCTTTTTTGAAACCGCCATGGAGAAAGGCATCTATCGTCGCATGAATCCGAAAGTGGTGGCGCGGGTCTTTTTGGGGATGTTCGCCGTGGCGGGGTTTTCAGATCAAACGATCATGGAACCCGATGCCTCCCCTGAAGCGATGAAGGAAATGGCGGAAGGGTTGGCGGATATTTTCCTCAATGGGGTGCTGGCTTAG
- the fraC gene encoding filament integrity protein FraC has translation METILKSLTMPDIFAWTVFPAPIIVFQLLSLVFSIAIEAYIFSRKLLLTRRECIQYSVTINLMSAIALWVLGFVIQGLLPKPLKLQLISYIVLGQGYDFQNLAILNICIVLLFILIFFIVCIVEFKGLDFIEVMFSDWPESDPDHEDSSLVQYLLQALTYTDPQKISAIFWANAFSNSAILLVLLLALLQYYG, from the coding sequence TTGGAGACGATTCTCAAGAGCCTAACGATGCCGGATATTTTTGCTTGGACTGTATTTCCCGCCCCGATCATTGTCTTTCAATTGCTTTCTCTGGTGTTTAGCATCGCCATTGAAGCCTATATTTTTTCCCGAAAATTACTGTTGACTCGTCGGGAGTGCATTCAATATTCGGTGACCATTAATCTGATGAGTGCGATCGCGCTTTGGGTTTTAGGGTTTGTGATTCAGGGACTACTACCCAAACCCCTCAAACTCCAACTGATTAGTTACATTGTGTTGGGTCAAGGCTATGACTTTCAGAATTTGGCAATCTTAAACATTTGCATTGTTTTATTATTTATCTTAATCTTTTTTATTGTCTGTATTGTGGAATTCAAAGGATTAGATTTCATCGAAGTGATGTTTAGTGATTGGCCAGAATCCGACCCCGATCACGAGGATTCTTCATTGGTTCAGTATCTATTGCAAGCCCTGACCTACACCGATCCCCAAAAAATATCCGCCATTTTTTGGGCTAATGCCTTCAGCAACAGCGCGATTCTCCTCGTGCTCTTGCTGGCTCTGTTGCAATATTACGGATAG
- a CDS encoding DUF5357 family protein, translating into MAKFFGFLFKLVKPPQFNSWQTFTALAVFFFISAIAANDFLREVLAFTSFICLGIGVTWAGLEQSWVITPWLTSAFICLFLRGLLNISPQILLLGWLPGAACLAIIPHCVRSDFSWHPPNLASRRYLTILFTSQLLLTCWLEFFFVVQGWIMAYPSLLVDDFSQSLFVRQVQMGTEPLPRSIQLLNLLRPAIELELGNKDWPTMERWLQQLYTVPHSMDDFVKPALARSTWATLPENEFWQVTAIASPSPDRPDGYQLRWIAQWTGPRSPAAEENNPYDSDLLCTLYPENQASYVECNEARQINAPTSEDLTPFLE; encoded by the coding sequence ATGGCGAAATTTTTCGGCTTTCTCTTCAAACTGGTCAAACCCCCACAGTTTAACTCGTGGCAAACCTTCACCGCCCTCGCTGTTTTCTTTTTTATCAGTGCGATCGCCGCCAATGACTTTTTGCGAGAAGTGCTCGCTTTCACGAGTTTCATCTGTTTGGGAATTGGCGTGACCTGGGCCGGTTTAGAACAATCATGGGTGATCACCCCTTGGTTAACCTCGGCATTTATCTGCCTCTTTTTACGGGGATTACTCAACATCAGCCCCCAGATTCTGCTGTTGGGTTGGCTGCCGGGTGCGGCCTGCTTGGCGATTATTCCCCACTGTGTCCGGTCGGATTTTTCCTGGCATCCCCCCAATCTTGCCTCACGGCGTTACCTGACGATCCTGTTTACCAGTCAGTTGTTATTGACCTGTTGGCTGGAGTTCTTTTTTGTGGTGCAGGGGTGGATTATGGCCTATCCGAGTTTGTTGGTGGATGATTTTAGTCAGAGTTTATTTGTCCGCCAGGTTCAGATGGGGACGGAGCCATTGCCGCGCAGCATCCAATTGCTCAACCTGTTACGCCCGGCCATTGAACTGGAATTGGGAAATAAAGATTGGCCCACGATGGAGCGTTGGTTACAGCAGCTTTACACCGTGCCTCATAGCATGGATGATTTTGTCAAACCGGCCTTAGCAAGGTCAACCTGGGCAACGTTGCCGGAAAATGAGTTTTGGCAGGTGACGGCGATCGCATCACCCTCCCCCGATCGCCCCGATGGTTATCAACTTCGCTGGATCGCCCAATGGACGGGGCCGCGATCGCCCGCCGCCGAAGAAAACAACCCCTACGACAGCGATCTCCTCTGCACCCTCTACCCCGAAAACCAAGCCAGTTACGTCGAATGCAACGAAGCCCGACAGATCAACGCACCTACGTCAGAGGATCTCACCCCCTTTTTGGAATGA
- a CDS encoding 6-carboxytetrahydropterin synthase: protein MHCIIHRRAQFAASHRYWLPEWSEADNQAKFGACSRFPGHGHNYTLYVSLAGELDQYGMVQNLSEVKSAIRNAVIQDLNFSYLNTVWPEFEVTLPTTENVARVIWQRLAPHLPLINIQLFEHPELWATYAGNHMNATLTISTHFSAAHRLALESLDYDQNVEIYGKCARPHGHGHNYHLEVSVAGAIDPRTGMIVDLTAFQEVVDRLIVEPMDHTFLNKDIPYFAEIVPTAENIAMYVAQTLQAPLAALGVELDRVKLIESPNNSAEIFCRRATAPQGLGAIAEPALV from the coding sequence ATGCACTGTATTATTCACCGCCGAGCGCAATTCGCGGCGAGCCACCGCTATTGGCTGCCCGAATGGAGCGAGGCGGACAATCAAGCCAAATTCGGGGCCTGTAGTCGCTTTCCCGGTCACGGCCACAACTATACGCTTTATGTATCCCTGGCGGGCGAACTGGATCAATACGGCATGGTGCAAAACCTCTCCGAGGTTAAGTCTGCCATCCGCAATGCTGTGATCCAAGACCTCAATTTTTCCTATCTCAATACCGTGTGGCCAGAGTTTGAAGTGACCCTCCCCACCACGGAAAATGTGGCACGGGTGATTTGGCAGCGTCTTGCGCCTCATCTCCCCTTGATTAACATCCAACTCTTTGAACATCCTGAACTTTGGGCCACCTACGCCGGCAATCATATGAACGCAACCCTAACGATTAGCACCCACTTCAGCGCCGCTCACCGTCTGGCGTTGGAGAGTTTAGACTATGACCAAAATGTGGAAATTTACGGTAAATGTGCCCGGCCCCATGGCCATGGTCATAACTACCATTTAGAGGTGAGTGTGGCGGGGGCGATTGACCCACGCACGGGGATGATTGTGGATTTGACGGCGTTTCAGGAGGTGGTGGATCGGTTAATTGTCGAACCGATGGATCACACGTTCCTGAATAAAGATATTCCCTACTTTGCAGAGATTGTCCCCACTGCGGAAAATATTGCGATGTATGTTGCCCAAACGTTGCAAGCTCCTCTCGCGGCGTTGGGGGTGGAGTTGGATCGCGTCAAACTGATTGAAAGCCCCAATAATTCGGCGGAAATTTTCTGCCGCAGGGCGACGGCTCCCCAAGGGTTAGGCGCGATCGCTGAACCGGCCTTGGTTTAA
- a CDS encoding 2TM domain-containing protein, whose translation MTTPTPSRYIPRYSAESIDYIVQAALACRKKVEYSPARLHQLARELKIPAEHLHIIEEDWLATPPHSTATPEPAEPAAPTSDNQSWLNYCLVNAGLVTLNLIIVGSLSWAIYPIVGWGLALVLHPTLSSSKS comes from the coding sequence ATGACGACCCCCACCCCTTCACGCTATATCCCGCGATATTCCGCCGAAAGCATCGACTACATCGTCCAAGCCGCCCTCGCTTGCCGCAAAAAAGTGGAATATTCCCCCGCTCGGCTCCATCAACTCGCCCGCGAACTGAAGATTCCCGCCGAACACCTCCATATCATCGAAGAAGATTGGCTTGCCACGCCCCCCCACAGCACCGCCACCCCTGAACCCGCCGAACCCGCCGCCCCCACCTCAGACAATCAATCCTGGCTAAACTACTGTTTAGTCAATGCGGGCTTGGTAACCTTGAACCTGATCATTGTGGGGAGCTTATCCTGGGCAATTTATCCCATCGTAGGTTGGGGCTTAGCCCTCGTCCTTCACCCGACCCTCTCTTCCTCAAAATCCTAG